A single region of the Hirundo rustica isolate bHirRus1 chromosome 17, bHirRus1.pri.v3, whole genome shotgun sequence genome encodes:
- the TANGO2 gene encoding transport and Golgi organization protein 2 homolog — MCILLFKFDPRPVSKNAYRLILAANRDEFYHRPSKSAEFWDSSNEILSGLDMEEGKQGGTWLGISKKGKMAALTNYMQPKIDKNAKGRGALVTNFLTADLDSYTYLKKVSVEGHLYNGFNLLAADLNTTKGDVICYYGNRGDPEPVFLNAGIYGLSNSLLDTPWKKVQYGKQLFTEVVKRSEDLTKEDLVQELLTVMNNQEPQLPDPAIEDQGKDYIRPILNKYAALCVRCPNYGTRTNTVVLIDAEGHVTFTERNMINADVNQWKTSTYEFKLHS, encoded by the exons ATGTGCATCCTTCTATTCAAATTTGACCCACGACCAGTTTCAAAAAATGCATACAG GCTTATTCTAGCAGCTAATAGGGATGAATTTTACCACAGACCATCCAAATCAGCTGAATTTTGGGACAGCAGCAATGAGATCCTTAGTG GTCTGGATatggaggagggaaaacaagGAGGGACGTGGCTGGGAATCAGTAAGAAAGGCAAGATGGCAGCCCTGACAAACTATATGCAGCCAAAGAttgataaaaatgcaaaaggaagaG GTGCTCTTGTAACAAACTTCCTGACTGCAGATCTGGACAGCTACACTTATTTGAAGAAAGTTTCAGTAGAGGGACATCTTTACAATGGATTTAATTTATTAGCAGCTGACTTGAA tacCACCAAAGGAGATGTAATTTGCTACTATGGAAACAGAGGAGATCCAGAACCTGTTTTCCTAAATGCTG gAATATATGGATTGAGTAATTCTTTGTTGGATACACCATGGAAGAAGGTTCAATATGGGAAGCAGCTTTTCACAGAAGTGGTCAAGAGAAGTGAAGACCTTACCAAGGAAGATTTGGTGCAGGAGCTTCTGACAGTGATGAATAATCAAGAGCC TCAACTGCCAGACCCTGCAATTGAAGACCAAGGGAAGGATTATATCCGTCCTATATTGAACAAGTATGCAGCTTTGTGTGTTCGTTGTCCAAATTATGGAACAAG GACAAACACGGTCGTGCTCATCGATGCCGAGGGACACGTAACTTTCACCGAGCGCAACATGATCAATGCTGATGTCAACCAGTGGAAAACAAGCACCTATGAATTCAAACTGCACAGCTAA